A segment of the Labrus mixtus chromosome 15, fLabMix1.1, whole genome shotgun sequence genome:
aaGCCTAAGGCCGGCATAGAAGCAGCAAAAACCCAAACAGAGCGTCcatgacaacagcagctcaTGATTAAGTCAGAACAGCGGAAAAGGAGGAGCCGGGGTGCAGAGGGAGCAGTTTGAATAAGTCAGATCAGCTGATTTGCATTGAGATCAGCTGTTATCCAAAACACTGGCTTGACCGGCTGAAGTGAAGCTACGCTCAATCTCTGGCCTTGTGAGAGAGATGCTAGAGCGGCATGAGAGAAAGGTTACATATGGTGGCTTTTAAAGCAGCAatctgtaacttttccaccttcaaAAATTTGAAGATTGCCTGtttactgcagtatgtaactttggcagcgggccgAGGTCATCTGGTGAGAAGTGTGTACGTCTTTACAgcgctagttcacacagcagccttcagatacaaagcagccagttagcccgtctctgtactgtttgatacaacggctgagactaagacgagagagagagagagagagagagagagagagagagagagagagcaagaagcAGAGTTTTTGATCTCTAACCACGTCCTTTTTCTGaggttaagttaatgttgtgaCCTTCAATCTACCTGAAGATACTAACTTCTTTTCGAAATAAAAGCACGGTTGAATTCAGACAGCAGGTAAAGTATTTTCAGCTTAAGGCAGCacaaaaaatcaaaattaaagCATAACAGTTCTTATTATTACATgcaaaataaaagtgatttgaaacaaaaaaaatgtgattatctATTAAAATCTGAAAGTTAACCAAACACGCTCACCTTCCTGTTTACACCGTCCTCATAACAAGCccactttgttttttctgctgtgcACACTTCTCGTTTAAACACTTAAGAGTTCACAAGCTGCCGATGTGGCGGCAGACTTGAAGTCTTGCTTTAATGACATGCCACATGTTTGCCACATGTTTGTAGGAAGGAGTGTCTAGTTTTAACAGCAGAGgaacagcagctctgcagctcttcaGTGCTCGTTAGAGATGTCGACTAAAAGCCTTAAAGGGACTTTTCTctgatgtgtttgaatgtaGAGACGACTTCACAGAGTTGATCTGCATAAATATGGAAATGAAAGGAGGtttcactttctgcctttttcctctgtttctttttttttttggttgccaGGTTTCATCGGCTACCTTCCCAACATCAAAGAGATGGTTTCTGATTGGACAGGAAAAGACAACGACAGTGACCAGCTGTTCTTCACCAAGATTTACATCGACCCTGCAAAAAGAGTACGATGAGTGACCCTGCACTGATCTCTGCTTCGGTTTAATCCATGCAAAAGTtacatgaaacacaaataacacGAGAGAAACTAATTCAaacttccaaaaacaaaattaaaaaactgaatCCTCTCGGACAGTTTAATATgaaccagtaaaaaaaaaagcaatttcagAGAGAACCAGCCAATTAGATTCCTGTTTTTGCACGATTATTTCGCCCATGTTTTGAACGTGCTCTTGCTTTATTTACTTCTCACACAAACTTAACCCTTTCCTTGACAAAGAGCGTCTTTTAACAGACACTCTGGAcactttttctctcattatgTCACTTTGCTTCCACGTCAcagcttctctttctctcttaagTTACCGTAAAGTCGACTCAGCACTCTCTGCACagatgtttcacattaaaactcTTCCAGTAGCACAGTAGGTATAATCCCTACTGAGCCTGTCAGGCTTTTGATTTTCTACACGAGCAGGCAGTTAATTGGTAAAcgaaaaaaacatgtcaaaggtAAAGTTTAAAACGGAGGAAAAACCTCGCTCACACCGAGTGACAATGGCGCATGGTGCAGCTGTCTTTGCTAGTCGCAGAGCACATGTACGAAGCAAATGTTCTTTTGTCCGTCTGTGCACCCACGGgagttttttattgatttatttcaaatagGGACAGTGcttataaacatgtaaatatgtcagATTGTAGCTGTAGGCTGATTTCATTCTGTAGTCCCTCGGCAGGTTGGTCGTTCTCATTTATACTAATTAAcataaaatcacaacaacaagcaAAAACCAAACTACAGCATAAACTTTACATTAgctgacagagacacatttatagGAGCataatgagtgagaagctcgagtcccgctggctgtgttgttgtcagagccgtgtttacatggacgggacggccggctcctccccttgtgtataaaagctgttttagtcaagaactagagagaagaagaagaacatactcactgattatttggatgttagtaagagtttttagatcacgttcattctgtgtcaatttacatgcaatgtgaagctacaagctaactaaagagcgctaacagaGACGTGTGCATGCACATACTACTGCACAGGGTTAGATACAGAGATGTGTTTATGTACACAGGAGAGGTTAGAAACAAGGTCTCAGAATGAGGACGAGTGTCCTCAGTGGAAATCTGTTCACTTCTTCAGCAGCAACGTAAACAgcaatgaaacatgttttttaaagaaatggaaGATGACACTGTCGGCTTGATTTAAGTCACTAATACCCGGATGATTAATTATGAGACTGAATGCAATAACTCCAATATATTTCCATGTTTCCAGAAGTCCATAAATATCACACTGGACACCAAATGCAGATTGTTCCAGAACCTTCACGGAGCCCTCGGTGAGTGAAGTctttaattcagtttttattttagttcacTTAGAGAGGTTTATGATGCACAAACAttcctgttacacacacacacacacacacacacacacacacacacacacacacacacacacacacacacacacacacacattttacccTCTGATGATTCTGCTGCTATGTTAGAAATGTTAAGTGCCCCCTTGtataaatatcagctttaaggAAGTGTACGTATCTTTCCATCTGCAGCATGTGACCAGTTTTACCTCCTTTGATTCTCACACTAAATGTTCAGCATCTCTCCGACATGCAGAGGACTCTTTAAGCAAAAAAGTCTCCAAAGAAATCTTGATGAACTCTGCTGAAGAATCCCTCCTCACATTTTCCCTAAACACAAAAGTGGTTTGCACATGTTGCAGCTGTCCATAAGACGTCATGTCCTCCTGTTGCCAAGAGAACGAGACTAGTTAACGTTGTCTTTAGTTTCTTACTTTTTGTCTGTAACAAAAATGTTCGAGTGATGTATCGTCACCGCTCACTGGTAGTGAAGTCAGACCTCACAGGGGTATATATTTCCAGGCGGGGGCTGCACGTTAAGACTTGAGCTGAACTCTCTGCACCGtgcagcatttttttcccctccgaGGCCGGGGAAGGAATTTATGAGTCGTCCGTGAGACGGAAGTGTCAAAAGCTCACAGAGACGACATCAAGAGTCCAGACGTTTATGAATGGACTCCCTGAGGACCGCttccttcacttcctctctctctgctgcagcctcgtcttagtttaaatgttaaaaaaaagaagagcagattGCAGATagtttcctctctgctgtccCCCTTCCTCACCCCTCAGATCATTCTCCCACACCCGGTCGGATTAACCTGTCACAGCGCCCCAGGCTAAAcatctaaatgtgtgtgtgtgtgtctctttgtgtgcttTCAGATGAAGTGGTGCTGAAGTTTGAAGACAGACGAGTACGAGCCAGAAACGTTCTCTATGACACGTTACCTGTCATCATTCATGGCAACGGCCCAACAAAGGTATGATTAATGACAAACAGAGGAGCTGCAGTGTGCGCTGCAGACGTCTTAGCTGAATGCAATCATTTAAAACCAGGtaatggggggtggggggcgcAATGTGAAGTATCTCATTACAAAAAACTGGAGTTAAAACCTTTTCATAAACCTCAACATCAAAAACGTCTCTGATGATGTTCAAAGATGCAACGAGCTTTAGCAAACAAGCCAACCAAAATTTTTTCATAAAGGTTTTTACTTTGAggactgtttgtgtctttattagCGAgataggaggggggagtgacatgcgggaaaagagctacaggtcggatttgaacccgggactatagtctctgtacatggggtgcacacattaaccactaggccactggcgccCCATCCTTTTCCATTTAAGTGCTAATACCTgacttaaaacaaaaatgaaaggaTGATTTATTCTGATCTCCTTATGGAAAATGATGCTAAGAGTCTAACAGATAAAACATGAAACTCATGAAGGTTGGTGCAGTGGTTGGCGCTGCATGGCGTGGCGTGCAGTGGCGGGTACAAATGAATCTTTGAACTAAACTGTCAAATCAGACTCATTCTTGCAGTTGCTTTTTGAATCTTTGCATCCCGTTTGTCTTCGTCGTCCTCCTTGACATCGTTGGATATCATTTAAAGAcgctgcagactcagagagcacctgtttgttttccagctTCAGATCAACTACCTGGGGAACTACATCCCAAACACCTGGACGTTTGAGACGGGCTGCACGGTGTGTCACGAGGAGCTCCGCCCACTTACAGCTCTGAAGGTCTCCCCCCCTCGATGTGCACGACTCATCGCACATTTTAACTCCATCAGAAGTGAGAATAACTCGCCGTGTGCATGTTTCCATTTATGATGCTTGTTTGTTTATCGTCCGACAGGAGAGCGAGTACCCGCTGGTGGTCATCGGCGTCTTTATCCAGCAGCCGACTCCTTtcgtctctgtgttttttgaaCGCCTCCTGAAGCTCCAGTATCCAAAAGAAAGACTCCGACTCTTCATCCACTGCCAGGTAACATTTACCAAAACATACCTGCAGGCCAGCGTTTATCCTGGACCTGTCCTGGTCATGACAGtgagatatttaaacatttaagtgtcttgcctgaggacacatcgtacatgtggctgcaggagctggggattgaactcctgacctttcagttgagagactgtcgactctaccactgagccacagtcatTATGATTCTTGCTTCAGATTTCCGACAGTGAAATAgaccaataaaaacaaagtaaagccTGATGCACACACCGACTGACTccaaggaaacatgaaacaaacagaattaAGGAAAGGCTTCAGGAGGGACTActgttttataaatatacatCGTATTAACGTGCGTTCTAATCAAAAATCCTCCTTATTCAGAGCTAACGTTCATGTACGGACgatgatttttttgatttccCTGCGTCCTCAGGAGGCTCATCATCAGCCGCAGGTCAGCTCTTTCCTGAAGGATCATGGGAGTCTTTATCAGGGCGTGAAGGTCATCGGGCCGGAAGAAGTGATCGACGGAGCCGAGGCCAGAAATCTGGGCTTGTGAGTCAAAgttaaagttcttttttttggaGATGGAGATTGggacaaattattttttgtggTGAGTTTTAATACTTTGACTCGAGCTGGAAGGTGTCTCCTTTGCTCCCCCCCCATTGGTCACCACATCCTCTGATGGTCAGTGAACAAACCTGACTTGTCGTCTCTCCTGTCTTTCAGCGATATGTGCCGAAAGGCCGACGACTGTGACTACTTCTTCAGCCTGGACGTCGAAGTGGTTTTAAAGAACGAGAACACGCTCAAGATTCTCATGGAACAAAACCTGTGAGTAAAGCACGGACACTGAAAGACTCCTTTCTGCTTCTGCGACCATGAACACTCACTGTACAGCTCTTCTTAACTTTTTTAACACTCTTTGATGGTCCGTCAGTCCCATCGTGGCCCCGATGATAACTCGAGCCGGTCGCCTGTGGAGTAACTTCTGGGGGGCTCTGAGTGCGGAGGGGTACTACGCCCGCTCCGAGGACTACGTGGACATCGTTCAAGGACGCAGAGTGTAAGTCACACAAACGAGACCAAGATCCAAACTATGCATGATTTCCATTTCTTCCAGAGTTTCTCATTTGTATACAacttcctttaaaggctttgtatgcgatttttttgatccagcagatgtcgcccttgagcaccagcatgaaaccaaaacaactcgcgctgcattgttgtgttagcatgctaatgctagcgatctttattatgctcgtatcttcacactgcatgtaaatttacctgaaatgagcgtgatctagaaacacagttaatcagtgagtacagtatgttattcttcttttctctagtccctcaattaaacaacttttatactcgaggggatgagccggctggccgtcccgacgatgtaaacaaactgaagataggactctgaaaactctgaaaacatcacagacagtgggactcgggtgttacacccattgtagacagtcatgactcacagagttattttcagaggatatacttgatttctattacatttaagtgtgaaaataataatataaagcctttaaggcagCCTGCACAGCCTCTAACTCtgacttcttgtttttattttagaggtGTGTGGAACGTCCCGTATGTGTCCAGCCTGTACCTGGTGAAGGCAGACGTCCTGCGATCGGAGCTCACAGACTACGAGCTGTTTACCTCCCAAATATTAGACCCTGACATGGCGTTCTGCTTCAACATCCGCAACAAGGTCAGCCAGAGACACCAGGATCTCACTCTGATTTGTTGGGTTTATATCGGGGGTTGTATTCATTCTTCATGCGCTCCTTTTGGGACTTTTTTGTATCCAGTTGTTTCCACCAGAGGTTGATGCATGCtccctttaaataaactttaaatctgacccgttgtgattttttttttttcagggtctCTTCATGCACGTGACAAACATGCACACTTTCGGTCGCATCCTGTCCACAGAGAACTATAAGACGGATCATCTCCATAACGACCTGTGGCAGATCTTTGAGAACCCCGTGGTGAGAACAAAAACTCATTCATATTTCTGTTATTGTGAAGAGGGAGGCAGGACCgttcacattttctgaaaagtggagcaggcagatgacggagaggatggacgtTTCTCAtctttggggggtttgtagacagactagagacacatgttagagttacaGAAACATGACAAAGGAGggtgctggatagcctagcggttatgttgtacacctcatgtacagaggctgtagtcctcgtcacagcttccgtgggtttgaatctgaccctGACCTATTGCTGCAagtcgtcccccactctctcctcacaacacttcctgtctctcttcagctgtccgatcCAATAACGGCAAAAAATGTGACCAAACTGCAAAACTGCAGCTTTGAATGAACAtgtaataagtgtgtgtgtgtgtgtgtttcaggactGGCAGGATCGATACATCCATGAGAACTACACACATATGATGAAAGACAAACTGATAGAAACTGTGAGTGCAAACGCACGCCGCCTGACACATCCAGTCCCAGATCTTTAACCTCCCTATGATCCGACCTCTGACCGTCGTTTTTACATCAACGTGTCTTCTTCTGTCTTCAGCCGTGTCCTGATGTCTACTGGTTCCCCATTTTCTCCGAAGTCGCCTGCGACCACATAGTTGAAGAAATGGAACACTTTGGGAAGTGGTCCGGAGGAGGGAATACGGTACGTAATctacttcataaaaaaaaaaaaagaaaaacagatttaattaCAGAATGTTTCTGTAACTCTCCTTCATGATCGATGTTTTCTAAACGGgatcatttccttttcttttcaggaCACTAGAATACAGGGAGGCTACGAGAACGTCCCCACCATCGACATCCACATGAATCAAATCAACTTCGAGAAGGAGTGGCACAAGTTCTTACTCGAATACATCGCACCTGTGACAGAGAAAATGTATCCCGGGTATTACACTAAGGTAAGATTGATGAACACGGGGCGGGAACCAGGAAGttaaaggaagtaaaaaaaactctcacatTGATGTGTAATATTAGAATCCTAAAATAATGAAGCTCTCTTTAATCTCACTGTCGTAATGTTTCCAGCTTTTTTCTGCAGAGTGGAGTTTCCTAACGAGCTTGTTTGACCTTTCCCAGACAGCTCCTGTTAACCTGTTAGACTTTCATCCTGTGAGGAGTCATTTATGTGAAGCTGAAGTTGCAGAAGTGAaagtttttaattgtgttttgtcCACGATCGTGTCTGAAATCACATACTCATTCCCTTCTCCCTACATAGTGAAGTTGCCCTTTTTGTGCAATCAGTtaagtcgccccctgctggccatttgaAAGACTGCAGGTTTACAGCAACTCTTCTTTTGCTTCAGGCCACACCCACTTCTCATATACAGTCTATATGTttgttgacaattgttaatttTGACTTTGTATAATGCtgtattatctttttttaaacatatttttattgacGCAAGTTCAAGACTACAGTGCGACTGGGATGcagttacatttttcttttttttcccccagaaacATTCAAGACAAGGACAAGaataaaagtgcaaaagtggaaaactcacaaaaaataaaatacaataactaaataaaaataaatagataagcGTGAAAAATTAAAAGTACATTTGAGAAGAGTagtatcaaaaaaaaataatactaataatataaaataataataataatacaaaatgacaaaatgataaataataaataaataaataaataaataaacaaacaacattaacaagAATACAATTCGTTATGTGTatacaacacaaataaataggAAAAACAGTATAACCTGTAAAAGagacagaatcacacacacactgctcaactTGATATGCTGTATTATCTTTGACCTAACTGAATAACGTGCAAACTAACAGGAAGCGACATCACGCAGCTGCAGCCCTCTCCCCCGGTTcccgtgctgctgctgcctcctcttTGCCCCTCTGACCCACATGTCTTCTCTCATCAGTGCCAGACTCCTCTGAACTTCGTGGTGAGGTACAAACCTGACGAGCAGCCGCTGCTCAAACCTCACCACGACGCCTCCACATTCACTATTAACATTGCTCTCAACAGCAAAGACGTTGACTACCAGGtaaatgaggaggaggtgatgatgatgcagGTGATCTccaccgctctctctctctctctctgcttcctctgctccctctctggATGAACTTAATGCTGGAGCGGGATCAAACTTTCTTCTTTAAAAGAGTAGGAGCTGTGAGGGGGCgttcatgtgaacacacacacacacacacacacacacactctctgaggCAGACTGCTTTGCATgacttctttctgtctgtgtttgcaggCTCAGTTTGACTTGGCCTTTGTAGTTAGATATAAGCCAGACGAGCAGCCCTTTTTGAGACCGCACCACGACGCCTCCACATTCACTATAAACATTGCACTCAATGGAGGGGGCAGTGATTACCAGGTGAGTGTTTGTAGAGGTTGGTAGAAATCAGACCCTTTCAAACAGGGAGTCTGTGGTTACGACATCCTTCAAGAACATTAAGACTTTGTTCAGACTGCATACTGAGTTCTGTAAGAGGTTTACAAGATCAGACATTTTATCTTCAGACTGATTTAGTTTCTCGTACTTAAAGTCACCACTGATATTTGGGGCACAAACAGCGACCTCCTGGAGAGATGCAAACATTTGGACATAAATCAGCAACGATAAGAACAAACTATAACGACAGAAATCATGTTTCAGATTTAGTTGTTTGCCCCacgtcccatctgttaacatgaagGGGGCAGGTTTATGGCTTATGACCGATACTGAAGCCAGCCACATGggcaaaaaaatgtttagcGTCACTTTTGGGCAGCTGtcatgttgcctttttttttgtttatggtCCAGACTCTCTTACTTCTTTATACCTGAAATCAACTCTGACATTTAGCTTCACGGGGGCAGAAACTGCGGCCTTCTGGAGGATGCGTTTGATTCAGCTTCCTTGCTAATGAAAGTACAAtggagtggggaaaaaaaggtggaaATATTACAGTAACGTGTATTTGCAATGACTTGCACGATTTTTGAAATCCAATCTGCATATCCCAGCTGAAATCTGACAGgaataacattttaaacctcCTTCAAATAAGGCTTTTATCCACTTAGTCTCATATtacgttttgttttgttttgctgtctgGACTTTGCTAAATCAATCTGGATATGATCTTGGTATGACGATAAACAGATGCGGTCTGGAAGTCTGAACAAGGCCTTAGTTAGGACAAGATGTTGCTCTCCAAACCTATTATCCCATTTCCCTTTTGCAGCTGTTCAGATTAGAGAGCACCTGTTTGCTTATTTGACGAGGATATTCTCGGTACATTTTTAAggtatttaataaataaatatgcagaTAATTCCATAACTTGATATAAGGCCTTACTACCTAACAGCTGGTCATTGAAATTATCtgtactagtgttgtagtactctctagaccactttttgaaCATCTCGTCTCGGAAGCAAAatcatttttactcggtcttgtctcggcctcagaCCGggtggactccggattttaaatcaagaccttcactgattggctatttctCCTAtagtcatcactgtgattagaaggaaaatgccctttttctaaaagaacttataacttaaaggctttatatgtgatttttcacacttaaatataatataaatcaagtatatcctctgaaaataactctgtgagtcatgactgtctacaatgggtgtaacacccgagtcccactgtctgtgatgttttcagagttttcagagtcttatcttcagtttgtttacatcgttgggacggccggctgactcctccccttgtgtataaaagttgtttaattgagggactagagaaaagaagaataacatactgtactcactgcttaactgtgttcctagatcacgctcatttcaggtaaatttacatgcagtgtgaagatacgagcaagggcaacatctgctggatcaaaaaatcacatataaagcctttaaattcattcataattcgATTTTTATCCGCTGGTTACGGTCACAACTTTcctggtgttacggtctaagtgagtgacccctaaacacaagatgaggaattttcagagatatttatggtcttggtcttgactcgatctcGCTCTCTAAAtgttgtcttggtctcggttaatgtggtcttgactacaacactagtctCAAAGCCAGGCAGTCAGCGCTGATTAttaaagatcacagagaacacGGAGTAGCTCAGAGAACATTTTAGTTTAGAGGACGCATGACGCTGAAGTCAGACTCCTGGCATGTTCACATCCATCCTCTGGTGTTTCAAACTTTCCATTTGTGTCGTCTCTTTGTGAGTCCGTCTTCTCTGCATGACTTGTGAGGCTGAAGCCAGGAGCCTTTTTTTGATTGTTGCATCCGTTTTGTTTCCCCGCATCCTCAATAACGTGGACCAATCAGACGCTAGTCCACAATGTAACTGATTATTACTGCTGATGGGGGGTCCTGAGTCTAGGTGTAGATGGGGGGTCCTGAGTCTAGGTGTAGATGGGGGGTCCTGAGTCTAGGAGTAGATGGGGGGTCCTGATTCTAGGTGTAGATGGTGGGTCCTGAGTCTAGGAGTAGATGGTGGGTCCTGAGTCTAGGTGTAGATGGTGGGTCCTGAGTCTAGGTGTAGATGGGGGGTCCTGAGTCTAGGTGTAGATGGTGGGTCCTGAGTCTAGGAGTAGATGGGGGGTCCTGAGTCTAGGTGTAGATGAGGGGTCCTGAGTCTAGGTGTAGATGGGGGGTCCTGAGTCTAGGTGTAGATGGTGGGTCCTGAGTCTAGGAGTAGATGGTGGGTCCTGAGTCTAGGTGTAGATGGGGGGTCCTGAGTCTAGGTGTAGATGGTGGGTCCTGAGTCTAGGTGTAGATGGGGGGTCCTGAGTCTAGGTGTAGATGGTGGGTCCTGAGTCTAGGTGTAGATGGTGGGTCCTGAGTCTAGGAGTAGATGGTAGGTCCTGAGTCTAGGTGTAGATGGGGGGTCCTGAGTCTAGGTGTAGATGGTGGGTCCTGAGTCTAGGTGT
Coding sequences within it:
- the plod1a gene encoding procollagen-lysine,2-oxoglutarate 5-dioxygenase 1 isoform X2, whose translation is MRLWTFLLFFGVLVCELFSVTKCAEQRIPDGKLLVLTVATKETGGFKRFLRSAKHFNYTVKVLGRGQTWKGGDYMTAPGGGQKVRLLKEALEEMKTEDTIILFIDSYDVVFSSGPKELLKKFQQAKHRVVFSSESLIWPDRHLEDKHPHVREGNRFLGSGGFIGYLPNIKEMVSDWTGKDNDSDQLFFTKIYIDPAKRKSINITLDTKCRLFQNLHGALDEVVLKFEDRRVRARNVLYDTLPVIIHGNGPTKLQINYLGNYIPNTWTFETGCTVCHEELRPLTALKESEYPLVVIGVFIQQPTPFVSVFFERLLKLQYPKERLRLFIHCQEAHHQPQVSSFLKDHGSLYQGVKVIGPEEVIDGAEARNLGFDMCRKADDCDYFFSLDVEVVLKNENTLKILMEQNLPIVAPMITRAGRLWSNFWGALSAEGYYARSEDYVDIVQGRRVGVWNVPYVSSLYLVKADVLRSELTDYELFTSQILDPDMAFCFNIRNKGLFMHVTNMHTFGRILSTENYKTDHLHNDLWQIFENPVDWQDRYIHENYTHMMKDKLIETPCPDVYWFPIFSEVACDHIVEEMEHFGKWSGGGNTDTRIQGGYENVPTIDIHMNQINFEKEWHKFLLEYIAPVTEKMYPGYYTKAQFDLAFVVRYKPDEQPFLRPHHDASTFTINIALNGGGSDYQGGGCRFLRYDCSISAPRKGWTLMHPGRLTHYHEGLPTTAGVRYIAVSFVDP
- the plod1a gene encoding procollagen-lysine,2-oxoglutarate 5-dioxygenase 1 isoform X1, with protein sequence MRLWTFLLFFGVLVCELFSVTKCAEQRIPDGKLLVLTVATKETGGFKRFLRSAKHFNYTVKVLGRGQTWKGGDYMTAPGGGQKVRLLKEALEEMKTEDTIILFIDSYDVVFSSGPKELLKKFQQAKHRVVFSSESLIWPDRHLEDKHPHVREGNRFLGSGGFIGYLPNIKEMVSDWTGKDNDSDQLFFTKIYIDPAKRKSINITLDTKCRLFQNLHGALDEVVLKFEDRRVRARNVLYDTLPVIIHGNGPTKLQINYLGNYIPNTWTFETGCTVCHEELRPLTALKESEYPLVVIGVFIQQPTPFVSVFFERLLKLQYPKERLRLFIHCQEAHHQPQVSSFLKDHGSLYQGVKVIGPEEVIDGAEARNLGFDMCRKADDCDYFFSLDVEVVLKNENTLKILMEQNLPIVAPMITRAGRLWSNFWGALSAEGYYARSEDYVDIVQGRRVGVWNVPYVSSLYLVKADVLRSELTDYELFTSQILDPDMAFCFNIRNKGLFMHVTNMHTFGRILSTENYKTDHLHNDLWQIFENPVDWQDRYIHENYTHMMKDKLIETPCPDVYWFPIFSEVACDHIVEEMEHFGKWSGGGNTDTRIQGGYENVPTIDIHMNQINFEKEWHKFLLEYIAPVTEKMYPGYYTKCQTPLNFVVRYKPDEQPLLKPHHDASTFTINIALNSKDVDYQAQFDLAFVVRYKPDEQPFLRPHHDASTFTINIALNGGGSDYQGGGCRFLRYDCSISAPRKGWTLMHPGRLTHYHEGLPTTAGVRYIAVSFVDP
- the plod1a gene encoding procollagen-lysine,2-oxoglutarate 5-dioxygenase 1 isoform X3, with product MRLWTFLLFFGVLVCELFSVTKCAEQRIPDGKLLVLTVATKETGGFKRFLRSAKHFNYTVKVLGRGQTWKGGDYMTAPGGGQKVRLLKEALEEMKTEDTIILFIDSYDVVFSSGPKELLKKFQQAKHRVVFSSESLIWPDRHLEDKHPHVREGNRFLGSGGFIGYLPNIKEMVSDWTGKDNDSDQLFFTKIYIDPAKRKSINITLDTKCRLFQNLHGALDEVVLKFEDRRVRARNVLYDTLPVIIHGNGPTKLQINYLGNYIPNTWTFETGCTVCHEELRPLTALKESEYPLVVIGVFIQQPTPFVSVFFERLLKLQYPKERLRLFIHCQEAHHQPQVSSFLKDHGSLYQGVKVIGPEEVIDGAEARNLGFDMCRKADDCDYFFSLDVEVVLKNENTLKILMEQNLPIVAPMITRAGRLWSNFWGALSAEGYYARSEDYVDIVQGRRVGVWNVPYVSSLYLVKADVLRSELTDYELFTSQILDPDMAFCFNIRNKGLFMHVTNMHTFGRILSTENYKTDHLHNDLWQIFENPVDWQDRYIHENYTHMMKDKLIETPCPDVYWFPIFSEVACDHIVEEMEHFGKWSGGGNTDTRIQGGYENVPTIDIHMNQINFEKEWHKFLLEYIAPVTEKMYPGYYTKCQTPLNFVVRYKPDEQPLLKPHHDASTFTINIALNSKDVDYQGGGCRFLRYDCSISAPRKGWTLMHPGRLTHYHEGLPTTAGVRYIAVSFVDP